A single genomic interval of Panthera tigris isolate Pti1 chromosome E3, P.tigris_Pti1_mat1.1, whole genome shotgun sequence harbors:
- the LOC122234540 gene encoding translation initiation factor IF-2-like, giving the protein MLPIPPAALGVRARGLSGPLGVRRDENVSSQHRRPAAVHAEALRSPVLTPLGLCRPHASRRCPPALPPSVTLTDAPPHPEMKPLTGPGGTPVFLPTRGFKGPHTRPSPRRGRLCRPWMSAPTLLGASSSSMTLGLKDTGTERRKSFQARRDFFLKHPTETLKRSFLCVTPSKECADRYQSHRPSLLKTNPQKTPAPSPLPASSSAQARAEDRQQRSTQSLGDLAAEAAVLSPGGRVACGSLPPEPSRNLEPRRQGREHLTTIWKPALGPGAGTRPRRAGGRAGGEPRPTLTGLSGLLPSEGNGNEPV; this is encoded by the coding sequence ATGCTCCCCATCCCGCCTGCCGCGCTCGGCGTGCGTGCGCGGGGCCTCTCAGGGCCTCTCGGGGTCCGCCGGGACGAGAACGTGAGCTCCCAGCACCGGCGCCCGGCAGCCGTCCATGCGGAAGCCCTGCGCAGCCCAGTCCTCACACCCCTGGGCCTCTGTAGGCCACACGCCTCCCGCAGGTGCCCCCCGGCTCTCCCACCCTCAGTCACCCTCACagacgcccccccccaccccgagatgAAGCCCCTCACTGGGCCTGGGGGAACCCCTGTGTTCCTCCCCACGAGAGGATTTAAGGGACCTCACACAAGACCGTCACCCAGGAGGGGGAGACTGTGCCGGCCTTGGATGTCAGCTCCCACTCTTCTGGGAGCTTCTTCAAGCTCTATGACCTTGGGACTTAAAGACACTggcacagaaagaaggaaatcttttcaAGCCAGGAGGGATTTCTTTCTGAAACATCCTACAGAGACGCTCAAGCGGTCGTTCCTCTGTGTTACTCCATCAAAGGAGTGTGCAGACCGTTACCAGAGCCACAGGCCAAGTTTACTGAAAACAAATCCACAAAAGACCCCGGCCCCCAGCCCGCTGCCGGCCTCGTCTTCCGCTCAGGCCCGTGCAGAGGACCGTCAGCAGAGGTCCACCCAGTCTCTCGGGGATCTGGCGGCGGAGGCGGCAGTCCTCTCTCCAGGAGGGCGGGTGGCCtgcggctccctcccgccagagCCTTCCCGGAATCTGGAGCCCAGGCGGCAGGGTCGGGAGCACCTGACAACAATTTGGAAACCAGCTTTGGGCCCTGGGGCCGGAACCCGCCCCCGCAGAGCTGGCGGTAGAGCCGGCGGAGAGCCCAGACCCACTCTCACCGGGCTCTCCGGCCTCCTTCCGAGCGAAGGTAATGGAAACGAGCCAGTTTAA